From the genome of Streptomyces sp. NBC_01317, one region includes:
- a CDS encoding universal stress protein, protein MTEQRPTSFERGTDGPKVIVVGVDGSQSSYRAAAYAAGLARRQRALLAIVYVQPVVSAGAALGAPATGTTGEIAEELVAEIRLATERFKDIWDVRWEFHTFHGDPYSGLVTAADELTADAVVVGASESAGHRIVGSVAVRLVKAGRWPVTVVP, encoded by the coding sequence GTGACTGAGCAGCGGCCCACCTCATTCGAACGTGGCACCGACGGACCGAAGGTGATCGTCGTCGGCGTGGACGGATCGCAGTCCTCGTACCGCGCGGCCGCGTACGCCGCCGGGCTCGCGCGGCGGCAGAGGGCTCTGCTCGCCATCGTCTACGTCCAGCCCGTGGTGTCGGCGGGGGCCGCCCTCGGCGCCCCGGCCACCGGCACGACGGGGGAGATCGCCGAGGAGCTGGTGGCCGAGATCCGGCTCGCGACCGAGCGGTTCAAGGACATATGGGACGTCCGCTGGGAGTTCCACACCTTCCACGGGGACCCGTACAGCGGCCTGGTCACCGCCGCCGACGAACTCACCGCGGACGCGGTGGTGGTGGGCGCGTCGGAGTCGGCGGGGCACCGGATCGTGGGGTCCGTGGCGGTACGGCTGGTCAAGGCGGGCCGCTGGCCGGTGACGGTCGTCCCGTAA
- a CDS encoding sensor histidine kinase, with amino-acid sequence MSGAAALAVLIVLGPLLLAGGFLLGRRTARPVRTSDVGTPVEHATFETLHTASLASPPLRAGLTEESARKAARRLRSLLGTDALCLTDRDRVLVWNGLGEHHGTHVMEQVEGVLSGGRGTAFALRCDDLECPLRWGVAAPLTVDHRVLGVLVACAPRESAVLARAAGEVARWVSVQLELAELDRSRTRLIEAEIRALRAQISPHFIFNSLAAIASFVRTDPARARELLLEFADFTRYSFRRHGDFTTLADELHSIDQYLALVRARFGERLSVTLQVAPEVLPVAMPFLCLQPLVENAVKHGLEGAVTTSRITISALDAGSEAEVVIEDDGVGMEPDRLRQILRGEGGASTGIGLLNVDERLRQVYGDAYGLVIETGVGAGMRITVRIPKYRAGVHGT; translated from the coding sequence ATGAGCGGAGCCGCCGCCCTCGCCGTCCTGATCGTGCTCGGCCCCCTGCTGCTCGCCGGCGGGTTCCTGCTCGGCCGCCGCACCGCCCGCCCCGTCCGTACCAGCGACGTCGGCACACCCGTCGAGCACGCGACCTTCGAGACCCTGCACACCGCCTCCCTGGCCTCGCCGCCGCTGCGCGCCGGGCTCACCGAGGAGAGCGCGCGCAAGGCCGCCCGGCGGCTGCGCTCGCTGCTCGGCACGGACGCGCTGTGCCTGACCGACCGGGACCGGGTGCTGGTCTGGAACGGCCTGGGGGAGCACCACGGGACCCATGTCATGGAACAGGTCGAGGGGGTGCTCAGCGGGGGCCGGGGGACGGCCTTCGCCCTGCGGTGCGACGACCTCGAATGCCCGCTGCGCTGGGGCGTCGCCGCCCCGCTGACCGTCGACCACCGGGTGCTGGGCGTCCTGGTCGCCTGCGCGCCGCGCGAGTCGGCGGTGTTGGCCAGGGCGGCGGGGGAGGTGGCCCGCTGGGTCTCCGTCCAACTGGAACTGGCCGAGCTGGACCGCTCCCGTACGCGCCTCATCGAGGCGGAGATCAGGGCGCTGCGCGCGCAGATCTCCCCGCACTTCATCTTCAACTCCCTTGCCGCCATCGCCTCGTTCGTCCGCACCGACCCGGCGCGGGCCAGGGAACTCCTGCTGGAGTTCGCCGACTTCACGCGCTACTCGTTCCGCAGGCACGGCGACTTCACCACCCTCGCCGACGAACTGCACTCCATCGACCAGTACTTGGCCCTCGTCCGGGCCCGGTTCGGCGAGCGGCTCTCGGTCACCCTCCAGGTGGCGCCGGAGGTGCTGCCCGTGGCCATGCCGTTCCTCTGTCTGCAACCGCTGGTCGAGAACGCCGTCAAGCACGGCCTGGAGGGCGCGGTCACCACGAGCCGCATCACCATCAGCGCGCTCGACGCGGGCTCCGAGGCGGAGGTGGTGATCGAGGACGACGGCGTCGGCATGGAGCCGGACCGGCTGCGGCAGATCCTGCGCGGCGAGGGCGGCGCGTCCACCGGCATCGGGCTGCTCAACGTGGACGAGCGGCTGCGCCAGGTGTACGGGGACGCGTACGGCCTCGTCATCGAGACGGGCGTCGGGGCCGGGATGCGGATCACCGTACGCATCCCCAAGTACCGGGCGGGCGTGCACGGCACCTGA
- a CDS encoding alpha/beta hydrolase → MGAARRKEGIPVPVRDRRASVSPALVLDSTATRPRAAVLLMHGGRSEGEEPPSRLNLPGARMWPFTRAVLRATAGLDVVVGRVRYRHRGWNGSRADAARDACRALDELEQLIGLVPVVLVGHSMGGRAALSVAGHDLVSGVVGLAPWCPPDEPVAQLGGRGVVLLHGDRDRVTDPRGSVALASRAREAGARACAVLLAGGDHAMLRRAAAWHTLATESVTGLLGVGPLPDAVGRALLDGGAPTTA, encoded by the coding sequence CTGGGTGCCGCCCGTCGGAAGGAAGGCATTCCCGTGCCCGTACGTGACCGCCGAGCGAGCGTCTCGCCGGCCCTGGTGCTCGACAGCACCGCCACCCGGCCCCGCGCCGCCGTCCTGCTGATGCACGGAGGACGCTCGGAGGGCGAGGAGCCGCCGTCGCGGCTGAACCTGCCGGGCGCGAGGATGTGGCCCTTCACCCGCGCGGTGCTGCGGGCCACGGCCGGGCTCGACGTGGTGGTGGGCCGGGTGCGCTACCGCCACCGGGGCTGGAACGGCTCCCGCGCCGACGCGGCCCGCGACGCGTGCCGGGCCCTGGACGAGCTGGAACAGCTGATCGGCCTGGTGCCGGTGGTGCTCGTGGGGCATTCGATGGGCGGCCGCGCGGCCCTGTCCGTGGCCGGGCACGACCTGGTGAGCGGCGTGGTGGGGCTGGCGCCCTGGTGCCCGCCGGACGAGCCGGTGGCGCAGCTGGGCGGCCGGGGCGTGGTCCTGCTCCACGGAGACCGCGACCGCGTGACGGACCCCCGCGGCAGCGTGGCCCTGGCGTCCCGCGCCCGGGAGGCGGGCGCACGGGCCTGCGCGGTGCTCCTGGCGGGCGGCGACCACGCGATGCTCCGCAGGGCGGCGGCCTGGCACACCCTGGCGACCGAGTCGGTCACGGGCCTGCTGGGGGTGGGCCCCCTCCCCGACGCGGTGGGCCGCGCCCTCCTGGACGGCGGGGCCCCGACGACGGCGTGA
- a CDS encoding L-rhamnose mutarotase, with the protein MRVALRTSVRADRVEEYEAAHREVPPALTAAIRAAGATSWTIWRSGTDLFHVVECEDYGRLLAALDQLPVNVAWQARMAELLDTVHDYSAAGADAGLPVVWEL; encoded by the coding sequence ATGAGGGTCGCCCTGCGCACGTCCGTGCGCGCCGACCGCGTCGAGGAGTACGAGGCGGCCCACCGCGAGGTGCCCCCGGCGCTGACCGCCGCGATCCGCGCCGCCGGGGCCACCTCGTGGACGATCTGGCGCAGCGGCACCGACCTGTTCCACGTCGTGGAGTGCGAGGACTACGGCCGCCTCCTCGCCGCGCTCGACCAGCTGCCGGTCAACGTCGCCTGGCAGGCCAGGATGGCCGAGCTGCTCGACACCGTGCACGACTACTCCGCGGCCGGCGCCGACGCCGGCCTGCCCGTCGTCTGGGAGCTCTGA
- a CDS encoding amidohydrolase family protein, which produces MTPPANVVDAHHHFWDLSVRDQDWITGPALAPLRRDFTLADLEPEARAAGVSATVVVQTVTVAEETPEFLAIAHGSDLVAGVVGWTDLTAPDVADTLAALRALPGGDRLVGIRHQVQGEPDPEWLLRPDVQRGLAAVEAEGLVYDLVVQVSQLPAATKAAGLLPGLTFVLDHLGKPPIASGAIQPWADHVEALAARPNTVCKLSGMVTEASWDSWTPNGLRPYADTVLSAFGPTRLMFGSDWPVSRLAASYTEVLDAARTVTDGLTEAERTEVFSTTARRVYGL; this is translated from the coding sequence ATGACCCCGCCCGCGAACGTCGTCGACGCCCACCACCACTTCTGGGACCTGTCGGTACGCGACCAGGACTGGATCACCGGACCCGCCCTCGCGCCCCTGCGCCGCGACTTCACCCTCGCCGACCTGGAGCCGGAGGCCCGGGCGGCCGGGGTGAGCGCCACCGTCGTCGTCCAGACCGTCACGGTCGCCGAGGAGACCCCGGAATTCCTCGCGATCGCGCACGGCAGCGACCTCGTCGCCGGTGTGGTCGGCTGGACCGACCTCACCGCGCCCGACGTCGCGGACACCCTCGCCGCCCTGCGCGCGCTGCCCGGGGGCGACCGGCTCGTCGGCATCCGCCACCAGGTCCAGGGCGAGCCGGACCCGGAGTGGCTGCTGCGCCCCGACGTCCAGCGCGGACTGGCCGCCGTCGAGGCGGAGGGACTCGTGTACGACCTGGTGGTCCAGGTCTCCCAGCTGCCCGCCGCCACCAAGGCGGCCGGACTGCTGCCCGGCCTCACCTTCGTCCTCGACCACCTCGGCAAGCCGCCGATCGCCTCCGGGGCCATCCAGCCCTGGGCGGACCACGTCGAGGCGCTGGCGGCCCGGCCCAACACGGTCTGCAAGCTGTCCGGCATGGTGACCGAGGCGTCCTGGGACTCCTGGACCCCCAACGGCCTGCGCCCCTACGCCGACACCGTCCTCAGCGCGTTCGGCCCCACCCGCCTGATGTTCGGCTCCGACTGGCCGGTCTCCCGCCTGGCGGCCTCGTACACCGAGGTCCTCGACGCGGCTCGTACGGTGACGGACGGCCTGACCGAGGCGGAACGGACGGAGGTCTTCTCCACCACGGCGAGGCGCGTGTACGGCCTCTGA
- a CDS encoding sigma-70 family RNA polymerase sigma factor: protein MTTATATAAASASATATTDERALAALQREHGAALLHFLLGLTYGDRQRAEDLLQETLVRAWQHPEAFAAPFESMRPWLFTVGRRLAIDARRSRLARPSEVGDEILAATPDPRDPTECAVAGLDVRQAVRALSPEHRAVLVQIYFRGLSVGEAALTLGIPPGTVKSRSYYALRALGRSLPGYSRSSASQKSDRTCGSRAGATPSATPVTIHSRRPSDPALLATRDGHRRFNAP, encoded by the coding sequence ATGACCACAGCGACAGCGACCGCGGCTGCCTCCGCGTCGGCGACCGCCACGACCGACGAGCGGGCCCTGGCCGCGCTCCAGCGCGAGCACGGCGCCGCGCTGCTCCACTTCCTGCTGGGGCTGACCTACGGCGACCGGCAGCGGGCCGAGGATCTCCTCCAGGAGACGCTCGTACGGGCCTGGCAGCACCCGGAGGCGTTCGCCGCCCCCTTCGAGTCGATGCGGCCCTGGCTGTTCACCGTCGGCCGCCGGCTGGCGATCGACGCGCGCAGGTCCCGGCTGGCGCGCCCCTCGGAGGTCGGTGACGAGATCCTGGCCGCGACCCCCGATCCGCGGGACCCGACGGAGTGCGCGGTCGCCGGGCTCGACGTACGGCAGGCGGTACGGGCGCTGAGCCCCGAGCACCGGGCGGTGCTCGTGCAGATCTACTTCCGGGGGCTGAGCGTCGGCGAGGCGGCCCTGACCCTCGGGATTCCGCCCGGCACGGTCAAGTCCCGTTCGTACTACGCGCTGCGGGCGCTGGGCCGGTCGCTGCCCGGCTACAGCCGGTCGTCCGCGTCGCAGAAGAGCGACCGGACGTGTGGTTCGCGGGCCGGCGCGACCCCCTCGGCCACACCCGTCACAATCCACTCCCGTCGGCCGTCCGATCCTGCTCTTCTGGCCACGCGGGACGGTCACCGCCGGTTCAATGCTCCCTGA
- a CDS encoding zf-HC2 domain-containing protein — MRTLDLHRDVGAYSLGVLDAADAFRFEDHLMECPQCALLLADFGGVKAQLDEYTRRTPAEVAPFAAASPELLTGLLDRTAEARRRGRRRRLALVAAVAVLVVGGPLAVLLADPAPGSSRGVTAARWTATDPVTGTKAAVTALATTWGTEVGLEMLRSDAAGVCALVAVGRDGSRQTVTTWKALADGAGPLVTRGGAALPPEGIDHFEVRTADGVRLVSVGGTAQGG, encoded by the coding sequence ATGCGGACCTTGGACCTCCATCGCGATGTCGGTGCCTACTCACTGGGCGTGCTCGACGCCGCGGACGCCTTCCGCTTCGAGGATCACCTGATGGAATGCCCGCAGTGTGCGCTGCTGCTGGCCGACTTCGGTGGTGTGAAGGCGCAGCTCGACGAGTACACCCGGCGTACCCCGGCCGAGGTGGCGCCCTTCGCCGCCGCGAGCCCGGAGCTACTGACCGGCCTGCTCGACCGGACGGCCGAGGCGCGGCGGCGCGGTCGCCGGCGGCGGCTCGCGCTGGTCGCGGCGGTGGCGGTGCTGGTGGTCGGCGGTCCGCTCGCGGTCCTCCTCGCGGATCCCGCGCCCGGCTCGTCGCGGGGTGTCACGGCCGCCCGGTGGACGGCGACGGACCCGGTGACCGGGACGAAGGCGGCGGTGACGGCCCTCGCGACGACGTGGGGGACGGAGGTGGGGCTGGAGATGCTCCGTTCCGACGCGGCGGGCGTGTGCGCGCTGGTCGCGGTCGGACGCGACGGGTCGCGGCAGACCGTGACGACCTGGAAGGCACTGGCGGACGGGGCGGGTCCCCTGGTGACGCGGGGCGGGGCGGCGCTGCCGCCGGAGGGGATCGACCACTTCGAGGTCAGGACGGCGGACGGGGTGCGGCTGGTGTCGGTCGGGGGGACGGCGCAGGGCGGCTGA
- a CDS encoding CapA family protein: protein MTQRGRQGGAVAAAVLLLGTAAACAAPGRNHPPGAGPDRPPHGAAPRSAAGSGGPERGFTLVGSGDVLPHDSVIGRANADAGGRGYDFRPMLAGVRPVVSRADVAICHMETVYGANGGPYTGYPAFKSPPEVAAALGDTGYDSCSTASNHSLDDGAAGVRRTLDALDRAGVRHVGSARSAAEAARPALMTAGGAHVAQLAYTYDTNGFPLPDGQPWAVRGIDERRIVADARAARAAGADVVVVSLHWGTEWQTAPDTRQVELGRRLTAARTGGRPDIDLILGTHAHVPQAYEKVNGTWIVYGMGDQIAGSMVNHEGAEDPRGNQGSIGRFTFAPPAAPGARWPVTKAEFVPQWMDAGAGRVVDLPEALRRSPGRADYREAQAAITEAVLGRGAAADGLRMGR from the coding sequence ATGACACAGCGCGGACGACAGGGCGGAGCGGTGGCCGCGGCCGTCCTGCTCCTCGGTACGGCGGCGGCCTGCGCGGCCCCCGGCCGGAACCACCCGCCCGGCGCGGGGCCTGACCGTCCGCCGCACGGGGCCGCGCCGCGCTCCGCGGCCGGCAGTGGGGGGCCGGAGCGCGGGTTCACGCTGGTCGGCTCGGGCGACGTCCTGCCGCACGACTCCGTGATCGGCCGGGCGAACGCCGACGCGGGCGGCCGGGGCTACGACTTCCGCCCCATGCTCGCCGGGGTACGCCCCGTGGTGTCACGGGCCGATGTGGCGATCTGTCACATGGAGACGGTGTACGGGGCGAACGGCGGCCCGTACACCGGCTACCCGGCCTTCAAGTCGCCGCCCGAGGTGGCCGCCGCGCTGGGTGACACCGGCTACGACTCCTGCTCCACCGCGTCGAACCACTCCCTGGACGACGGCGCGGCCGGGGTACGCAGAACGCTGGACGCGCTCGACCGGGCCGGGGTCCGGCACGTGGGCTCGGCCCGCTCGGCCGCCGAGGCCGCACGCCCGGCGCTCATGACGGCGGGCGGCGCCCACGTCGCCCAGCTGGCCTACACGTACGACACCAACGGGTTTCCGCTCCCCGACGGGCAGCCCTGGGCGGTCCGGGGCATCGACGAACGGCGGATCGTCGCCGACGCGCGCGCCGCGCGGGCGGCCGGGGCCGACGTGGTGGTGGTCAGCCTCCACTGGGGCACCGAGTGGCAGACGGCCCCCGACACGCGGCAGGTGGAACTCGGGCGCCGGCTCACGGCGGCGCGGACCGGCGGGCGCCCCGACATCGACCTGATCCTCGGCACACACGCGCATGTGCCGCAGGCGTACGAGAAGGTCAACGGCACCTGGATCGTCTACGGCATGGGCGACCAGATCGCGGGCTCGATGGTCAACCACGAGGGCGCGGAGGACCCCCGGGGGAACCAGGGTTCGATCGGCCGCTTCACCTTCGCGCCGCCCGCCGCGCCGGGCGCGCGCTGGCCGGTGACGAAGGCGGAGTTCGTCCCGCAGTGGATGGACGCCGGGGCCGGCCGGGTGGTCGATCTGCCCGAGGCGCTGCGGCGCTCCCCGGGCCGCGCGGACTACCGGGAGGCGCAGGCGGCGATCACGGAGGCGGTCCTGGGCCGGGGAGCGGCGGCGGACGGGCTCAGGATGGGCCGCTGA
- a CDS encoding sodium/solute symporter produces MSQSYTVAAVAVVVVATVLVGGFGLRISRTTSDFYVASRTVRPALNAAAISGEYLSAASFLGVAGLVLLHGPDMLWYPVGYTAGYLVLLVFVAAPLRRSGAYTLPDFAEGRLESRPVRRLVSVFVVGAGWLYLIPQLQGAGLTLKILTGAPYWLGGVLVAVVVVVAVAAGGMRSITFVQAFQYWLKLTALLVPAIFLLLAWQGDGRPRVDLALSSVAVRADHPLYATYGLIVATFLGTMGLPHVVVRFYTSPNGRAARRTTVVVLALVGAFYLLPPVYGALGRLYVPELPYGTDADAAVLLLPERAIGGLGGELLGALVAGGAFAAFLSTASGLTMAVAGVLTQDVLPSRGVRHFRLATPLAMAVPLGGSLLVSGMPVADSVGMAFAVSASSFCPLLVLGIWWRRLTPPGAVAGLLLGGGLAFVATLVTVSGAVRTGWPHALLAWPAVWSVPVGFLAMILVSLATRSRIPPGTNAAMTRFHLPETLMPRARAGTPGGKGVTR; encoded by the coding sequence GTGAGCCAGAGCTACACCGTCGCGGCCGTCGCCGTCGTCGTGGTCGCGACCGTCCTCGTCGGCGGCTTCGGGCTGCGGATATCCCGTACCACCTCCGACTTCTACGTCGCCTCCCGCACCGTCCGCCCCGCGCTCAACGCCGCCGCCATCAGCGGCGAGTACCTCTCCGCCGCCTCCTTCCTCGGGGTCGCGGGCCTGGTGCTGCTGCACGGCCCCGACATGCTCTGGTACCCCGTCGGCTACACCGCCGGCTATCTGGTGCTGCTGGTCTTCGTCGCGGCCCCGCTGCGCCGCTCGGGGGCGTACACCCTCCCCGACTTCGCCGAGGGCCGGCTCGAATCCCGGCCGGTGCGCCGGCTCGTGAGCGTCTTCGTGGTCGGGGCGGGCTGGCTCTACCTGATCCCCCAGCTCCAGGGCGCGGGGCTCACGCTGAAGATCCTCACCGGCGCCCCCTACTGGCTCGGCGGGGTCCTCGTCGCCGTGGTCGTGGTGGTGGCCGTCGCCGCGGGCGGCATGCGCAGCATCACCTTCGTCCAGGCCTTCCAGTACTGGCTCAAGCTCACCGCGCTGCTCGTCCCCGCGATCTTCCTGCTGCTCGCCTGGCAGGGCGACGGCCGGCCGCGCGTCGACCTCGCCCTCAGCTCCGTCGCCGTCCGCGCCGACCATCCGCTCTACGCGACGTACGGACTGATCGTGGCGACCTTCCTCGGCACGATGGGCCTGCCGCACGTCGTCGTCCGCTTCTACACCAGCCCCAACGGCCGGGCCGCGCGCCGCACCACGGTGGTCGTCCTGGCGCTCGTCGGCGCGTTCTACCTGCTGCCGCCCGTGTACGGGGCCCTCGGCCGGCTGTACGTCCCCGAGCTGCCGTACGGCACCGACGCGGACGCGGCCGTCCTGCTCCTGCCGGAACGGGCCATCGGCGGCCTCGGCGGCGAGCTGCTGGGCGCGCTGGTGGCGGGCGGGGCCTTCGCCGCGTTCCTCTCCACCGCCTCGGGACTGACCATGGCCGTCGCCGGGGTCCTCACCCAGGACGTCCTGCCCTCCCGGGGCGTACGCCACTTCCGGCTGGCGACCCCGCTCGCCATGGCCGTACCGCTCGGCGGCTCCCTGCTCGTCAGCGGAATGCCGGTCGCCGACTCCGTCGGCATGGCCTTCGCCGTCTCCGCCTCCTCCTTCTGCCCGCTGCTCGTGCTCGGCATCTGGTGGCGCAGGCTCACCCCGCCCGGCGCGGTCGCCGGACTGCTGCTCGGCGGCGGACTCGCCTTCGTCGCCACCCTCGTCACCGTCAGCGGCGCCGTGCGGACCGGCTGGCCGCACGCGCTGCTCGCCTGGCCCGCCGTCTGGTCCGTCCCGGTCGGCTTCCTCGCGATGATCCTGGTCTCCCTGGCCACCCGGAGCCGGATACCGCCCGGCACGAACGCCGCGATGACCCGCTTCCACCTCCCGGAGACCCTGATGCCGCGCGCCCGCGCCGGCACCCCCGGCGGAAAGGGGGTCACCCGATGA
- a CDS encoding polysaccharide deacetylase family protein, which yields MKKEEMIPGRRALLRLAACLGAAVTTRVFFPGEARAPGASAAPVAAAGPPAAGPPAGVARNPAAYRLRPMTDDAPSGLRTPPPVREKPFRELPQVGHAVVLTFDDGPDPRYTPDILGTLRAHDVRAMFFVCGEMASYHRDLLRRMAADGHVVGNHTWSHPQLPQLTRSAIRKEMERTSELIEDTVGAPPVWFRAPYGAWNRDSFEIGAELGMEPLAWTVDTLDWTTPGTDKIVKAVRDGAGPGVVVLSHDAGGNREQSVAALRRYLPELIAEGYGVGVPHP from the coding sequence ATGAAAAAGGAAGAAATGATTCCGGGGCGCCGCGCCCTCCTCCGGCTCGCCGCCTGTCTCGGCGCCGCCGTCACCACCCGGGTGTTCTTCCCGGGCGAGGCCCGCGCCCCGGGCGCCTCCGCCGCCCCGGTGGCCGCGGCGGGACCGCCCGCCGCGGGCCCGCCGGCCGGGGTCGCCCGCAACCCCGCCGCCTACCGGCTCAGGCCCATGACCGACGACGCCCCTTCCGGCCTCCGCACCCCGCCGCCGGTCCGCGAGAAGCCGTTCCGCGAACTGCCCCAGGTGGGCCACGCGGTGGTGCTCACCTTCGACGACGGCCCCGACCCCCGCTACACCCCCGACATCCTGGGCACGCTCCGCGCCCACGACGTCCGCGCGATGTTCTTCGTCTGCGGCGAGATGGCCTCGTACCACCGCGACCTGCTCCGCCGGATGGCGGCCGACGGGCACGTCGTGGGCAACCACACGTGGTCGCACCCGCAGTTGCCCCAGCTCACGCGGTCCGCGATCCGCAAGGAGATGGAGCGTACGAGCGAGCTGATCGAGGACACCGTCGGCGCCCCGCCCGTCTGGTTCCGCGCCCCCTACGGCGCGTGGAACCGGGACTCCTTCGAGATCGGCGCCGAGCTGGGCATGGAACCCCTCGCCTGGACCGTCGACACCCTGGACTGGACCACCCCCGGCACCGACAAGATCGTCAAGGCGGTCCGGGACGGCGCGGGGCCCGGGGTCGTGGTGCTCTCGCACGACGCGGGCGGCAACCGTGAGCAGAGTGTGGCCGCGCTGCGCCGCTATCTGCCCGAGCTGATCGCGGAGGGGTACGGGGTCGGCGTACCGCATCCGTAG
- a CDS encoding LytR/AlgR family response regulator transcription factor, whose protein sequence is MLRVLAVDDEEPALEELLYLLRADPRVRSAEGATSATEALRRIGAALDAGPHDPEAVDVVFLDIHMAGLTGLDVAKLLAGFAEPPLIVFVTAHEGFAVQAFDLKAVDYVLKPVRRERLAEAVRRVAELAGDRPAVLDTAADQISVELGGVTRFLAVGDIAYAEAQGDYARLHTDTGSHLVRIPLTTLEERWRARGFVRIHRRHLVALARIDELRLDAGAMSVRVGEAELAVSRRHARGLRDLLMRQAGR, encoded by the coding sequence ATGCTGCGTGTACTGGCTGTGGACGACGAAGAACCGGCCCTCGAAGAGCTGCTGTACCTCCTCCGCGCCGACCCGCGCGTCCGCAGCGCCGAGGGCGCCACCAGCGCCACCGAGGCCCTGCGCCGCATCGGCGCCGCGCTCGACGCGGGGCCCCACGACCCCGAGGCCGTCGACGTCGTCTTCCTCGACATCCACATGGCCGGCCTCACCGGTCTGGACGTCGCCAAGCTCCTCGCCGGTTTCGCCGAACCGCCCCTCATCGTCTTCGTCACCGCCCACGAGGGCTTCGCCGTCCAGGCGTTCGACCTCAAGGCCGTCGACTACGTCCTCAAGCCGGTCCGCAGGGAACGGCTCGCCGAAGCCGTCCGCCGGGTCGCCGAGCTGGCGGGTGACCGGCCCGCGGTCCTCGACACCGCCGCCGACCAGATATCCGTCGAACTCGGCGGGGTCACCCGCTTTCTCGCCGTCGGCGACATCGCCTACGCCGAGGCCCAGGGCGACTACGCCCGCCTGCACACCGACACGGGCAGCCATCTGGTACGCATCCCCCTCACCACCCTGGAGGAGCGCTGGCGCGCCCGCGGCTTCGTCCGGATCCACCGGCGCCACCTCGTCGCCCTCGCCCGGATCGACGAACTGCGGCTCGACGCGGGCGCGATGAGCGTCCGCGTGGGGGAGGCCGAGCTGGCGGTGTCCCGCCGCCACGCCCGGGGACTGCGGGACCTCCTGATGCGCCAGGCAGGCCGCTGA
- a CDS encoding Fpg/Nei family DNA glycosylase — protein sequence MPEVPEVEALREFLDGHLVGKEIVRVLPLTVNVLKTYDPPLSALEGSTVTSVGRFGKYLDIAAAGAGLHLAVHLARAGWLRWKDTFPPAPPRPGKGPLALRVVLAEGDGFDLTEAGTTKRLAVHLVRDPQDVPGIARLGPDPLDPAFDRDALARLLAGERRQIKGALRDQRLIAGIGNAYSDEILHAAKMSPFKPVKNFTEDDITLLYDAMRSTLTEAIERSRGVAAGRLKAEKKSGLRVHGRKGEPCPVCGDTIREVSFSDSALQYCPTCQTGGKLLADRRLSRLLK from the coding sequence ATGCCGGAAGTACCCGAAGTCGAAGCCCTCCGAGAGTTCCTGGACGGCCACCTGGTGGGCAAGGAGATCGTCCGTGTCCTGCCCCTCACGGTGAACGTCCTCAAAACGTATGATCCGCCGCTCTCCGCGTTGGAGGGTTCCACGGTCACCTCCGTGGGCCGGTTCGGCAAGTATCTCGACATCGCCGCCGCCGGCGCGGGACTGCACCTCGCCGTCCACCTCGCCCGCGCCGGCTGGCTCCGCTGGAAGGACACGTTCCCGCCGGCCCCGCCCCGCCCCGGCAAGGGGCCGCTCGCCCTGCGGGTCGTCCTCGCCGAGGGCGACGGCTTCGACCTGACCGAGGCGGGCACCACCAAACGCCTCGCGGTCCACCTCGTCCGCGACCCCCAGGACGTGCCGGGCATCGCACGCCTCGGGCCCGACCCGCTCGACCCCGCCTTCGACCGGGACGCCCTCGCCCGGCTGCTCGCCGGGGAGCGGCGGCAGATCAAGGGCGCCCTGCGCGACCAGCGGCTCATCGCGGGGATCGGCAACGCGTACAGCGACGAGATCCTGCACGCCGCGAAGATGTCCCCGTTCAAACCGGTGAAGAACTTCACCGAGGACGACATCACGCTTCTCTACGACGCGATGCGCTCGACCCTCACCGAGGCGATCGAGCGCTCGCGCGGGGTGGCCGCCGGGCGGCTCAAGGCCGAGAAGAAGAGCGGCCTGCGGGTCCACGGACGCAAGGGCGAACCCTGCCCCGTGTGCGGCGACACGATCCGCGAGGTGTCGTTCAGCGACTCGGCGCTCCAGTACTGCCCGACCTGCCAGACGGGCGGCAAGCTCCTGGCCGACCGCAGGCTGTCCCGGCTCCTCAAGTAG